From a region of the Paeniglutamicibacter cryotolerans genome:
- a CDS encoding DHA2 family efflux MFS transporter permease subunit, whose product MNRRIPVWLAITAASLPLFMATLDNLVVTKALPVIHEKLGAGVEELQWIVNAYALAFATFMMLAVGLGDRFGRRRIFVAGIAVFTLASAAAALSSEPTQLITARAFQGVGAAAVMPLSLTLLAGSVSTKLRPLAIGIWGGVSGLGVALGPLIGGVVVEGLNWQSIFWINVPIGIVAIALVLLVLPNSFGARVRADILGLVLSGVGLLGLVFGIVHGNDAGWSSAEVLAPLVGGCILLVAFVLWEARTRDPLLPLRLFRDRSFTAANIVGLTFSFGVFGAVFSLIQFLQVVQAYSPLEAGVMTMPWTLAPMFVAPMAGFVAPRLGTRTLVITGMTLQAGALAWLAAHLSSDVAYGVMVPGCLAAGIGMGLVFAPLSTAVLANMHANDHAKASGTNSVMREVGVALGIAVLTAVFTRGGRAAHANRLR is encoded by the coding sequence ATGAACCGTCGCATCCCCGTATGGCTCGCCATCACGGCCGCCTCACTTCCGCTGTTCATGGCCACTCTGGATAACCTCGTGGTCACCAAGGCACTGCCCGTCATCCATGAGAAGCTCGGCGCCGGCGTCGAGGAACTGCAATGGATCGTCAATGCCTACGCCCTGGCCTTCGCCACGTTCATGATGCTCGCTGTCGGACTCGGCGACCGGTTCGGCCGTCGCCGCATCTTCGTTGCCGGCATTGCCGTCTTCACGCTCGCCTCCGCGGCGGCCGCACTGAGCTCCGAACCGACGCAGCTCATCACGGCCCGGGCGTTCCAGGGCGTCGGTGCGGCCGCGGTGATGCCGCTGTCGCTGACCCTGCTCGCCGGCTCCGTGAGCACCAAGTTGCGTCCCCTGGCCATCGGCATCTGGGGAGGCGTCTCCGGGTTGGGAGTAGCCCTGGGGCCGCTGATCGGCGGTGTGGTCGTGGAGGGCTTGAACTGGCAGTCGATCTTTTGGATCAACGTCCCGATCGGGATCGTCGCCATTGCACTGGTGCTTCTGGTGTTGCCCAACAGCTTTGGAGCCCGTGTCCGGGCCGACATCCTGGGGCTGGTGCTCTCCGGTGTCGGCCTGTTGGGACTCGTCTTCGGCATCGTGCACGGGAACGATGCCGGCTGGTCAAGTGCCGAGGTCCTGGCCCCTCTGGTGGGTGGCTGCATCTTGCTCGTGGCTTTCGTGCTGTGGGAGGCGCGGACCCGGGATCCGCTGCTGCCGTTACGACTGTTTCGGGACCGCAGTTTTACCGCCGCAAACATCGTCGGCTTGACGTTCAGCTTCGGCGTCTTCGGCGCGGTGTTCAGCTTGATCCAGTTTCTGCAGGTGGTTCAGGCGTATTCCCCCTTAGAGGCCGGCGTGATGACCATGCCGTGGACATTGGCGCCGATGTTCGTGGCCCCGATGGCTGGATTCGTGGCGCCGAGGCTGGGAACGCGCACACTCGTCATCACGGGCATGACCCTACAAGCGGGGGCTTTGGCCTGGTTGGCGGCGCATCTGTCGTCCGACGTTGCGTACGGCGTCATGGTCCCCGGTTGCCTGGCGGCCGGGATCGGCATGGGGCTCGTGTTTGCTCCGCTGTCGACGGCGGTGCTGGCCAACATGCACGCCAATGACCACGCGAAGGCCTCCGGCACCAATTCGGTCATGCGCGAGGTCGGAGTGGCCCTGGGCATCGCCGTGCTGACGGCAGTGTTCACCCGGGGCGGGCGGGCAGCTCACGCCAACAGGTTACGTTGA